The Mesorhizobium sp. M1D.F.Ca.ET.043.01.1.1 genome contains a region encoding:
- a CDS encoding thiamine phosphate synthase encodes MNEATPPNRSRIVLIAPPLATAEHICAAFDGGDIASLILPGNGMDDAAFQAFAEKIVPLAQAAGIAVIIAGDSRIAGRVHADGIHVEANRRELAETIERLADKMMVGTGGAKTRDEALDLGEERPDYMFFGRFGYDNKPEPHPRNLSLGEWWAQMIQIPCIVMAGSELASVETVAATGAEFVALSSAVFAEGLDPRAAVAAANALLDDSAPRFED; translated from the coding sequence ATGAATGAAGCAACGCCGCCCAACCGCAGCCGCATCGTGCTGATCGCGCCGCCGCTTGCGACGGCCGAGCACATCTGCGCGGCGTTCGACGGCGGCGACATCGCCTCGCTGATCCTGCCTGGCAACGGCATGGACGATGCCGCCTTCCAGGCCTTCGCCGAGAAGATCGTGCCCCTCGCGCAAGCCGCCGGCATCGCCGTCATCATCGCCGGCGACAGCCGCATCGCCGGTCGCGTCCACGCCGACGGCATCCATGTCGAGGCAAATCGCAGGGAACTCGCCGAGACGATCGAGCGCCTGGCGGACAAGATGATGGTCGGCACCGGCGGCGCCAAGACCCGTGACGAGGCGCTGGACCTCGGCGAGGAGCGGCCCGATTATATGTTCTTCGGCCGCTTCGGTTACGACAACAAGCCGGAGCCGCATCCGCGCAACCTCTCGCTCGGCGAATGGTGGGCGCAGATGATCCAGATCCCCTGCATCGTCATGGCCGGGTCCGAGCTCGCCTCGGTGGAGACCGTCGCGGCCACCGGAGCCGAGTTCGTGGCGCTCTCCAGCGCGGTCTTCGCCGAGGGACTCGATCCGCGCGCGGCGGTCGCCGCCGCCAATGCGCTGCTCGACGACAGCGCGCCGCGCTTCGAGGACTGA
- the ruvC gene encoding crossover junction endodeoxyribonuclease RuvC: MGEAIRIIGIDPGLRRTGWGIIESLGNSLRFVASGTVRSDDKAPLATRLCQLHDGLAEVLHQAMPHEAAVEQTFVNKDATATLKLGQARGIAMLVPARAGLVVAEYAPNAVKKAVIGVGHGEKKQIHMMVKVLMPKAVFETDDAADALAIAICHAHHRPSVAYRMAALA, translated from the coding sequence ATGGGGGAAGCGATTCGCATCATCGGCATCGATCCGGGCCTTAGGCGCACCGGCTGGGGCATTATCGAGAGCCTCGGCAATTCTTTGCGCTTCGTCGCCTCGGGCACCGTGCGCTCCGACGACAAGGCGCCGCTGGCAACAAGGCTCTGCCAGTTGCATGACGGGCTGGCCGAAGTGCTGCATCAGGCCATGCCGCATGAGGCCGCGGTCGAGCAGACCTTCGTCAACAAGGATGCGACGGCGACGCTGAAGCTCGGCCAAGCCCGCGGCATCGCCATGCTGGTGCCGGCGCGCGCCGGGCTGGTGGTCGCCGAATATGCCCCCAATGCGGTCAAGAAGGCGGTGATCGGCGTCGGCCACGGCGAGAAGAAGCAGATCCATATGATGGTGAAAGTGCTGATGCCGAAGGCGGTCTTCGAGACCGACGATGCCGCCGACGCTTTAGCCATCGCCATCTGCCATGCGCATCACCGCCCGAGCGTCGCCTACCGGATGGCGGCGCTGGCGTGA
- a CDS encoding metallophosphoesterase, whose amino-acid sequence MISRRGFLRLIGGSFLSMVSLSAYAVGVEPMLLTHVKRYSFTPSHWPAGFKLRVVALADIHACHPWMTPERIASLVEKTNALQPDLIVLLGDYVDGMRLVTADVPAPDWASVLSGLKAPLGVLSILGNHDWWHDYAAQVAGAGPTVAREALEGVGIPVLENDVVRLEKDGHGFWIAGLADQLAIRPSKALGRHGFKGLDDLDGTLAKVNDDAPVILLAHEPDIFPKVPWRVSLTLSGHTHGGQVRLFGYSPVVPSDFGNRYAYGHVVENDRNLIVSGGLGFSIAPVRFGVRPEILQIDLG is encoded by the coding sequence ATGATCAGCAGACGCGGCTTTTTGCGCCTCATTGGCGGCTCGTTCCTGTCGATGGTGTCGCTCAGTGCCTATGCGGTCGGCGTCGAGCCGATGCTGCTGACCCATGTGAAGCGCTATTCCTTTACGCCATCGCACTGGCCTGCAGGCTTCAAGCTGCGTGTTGTTGCATTGGCCGATATTCATGCCTGCCATCCCTGGATGACGCCGGAGCGGATCGCTTCGCTCGTCGAAAAGACAAATGCCTTGCAGCCGGACCTGATCGTGCTCCTTGGCGACTATGTCGACGGAATGCGCCTGGTGACTGCCGACGTGCCCGCGCCGGATTGGGCCTCCGTTCTTTCAGGGCTGAAGGCGCCGCTCGGTGTGCTCTCGATCCTCGGCAATCACGACTGGTGGCACGACTATGCCGCCCAGGTGGCCGGAGCCGGACCAACGGTCGCGCGCGAGGCGCTGGAGGGCGTCGGCATTCCGGTGCTGGAGAACGACGTCGTGCGGCTGGAGAAGGACGGCCATGGTTTCTGGATCGCGGGGCTTGCGGACCAGCTGGCGATCCGGCCAAGCAAAGCCTTGGGCCGCCACGGCTTCAAGGGCCTGGACGATCTTGACGGCACGCTCGCCAAGGTGAACGACGACGCGCCCGTCATACTGCTTGCGCATGAGCCGGACATCTTCCCGAAAGTTCCGTGGCGGGTTTCGCTGACGCTGTCCGGCCACACCCATGGCGGGCAGGTGCGGCTGTTCGGCTATTCGCCGGTCGTGCCTTCCGATTTCGGCAACCGCTATGCCTATGGCCATGTCGTCGAGAACGACCGCAACCTGATCGTCTCGGGTGGTCTCGGCTTCAGCATCGCGCCAGTCCGTTTCGGAGTGCGGCCGGAGATACTCCAAATCGATCTGGGATAG
- a CDS encoding SRPBCC domain-containing protein gives MAEPLIVRREVQIAAPPATVFAFLTDPDKIVRWMGTAATTEPNPGGLYLLNLAERATARGQFTEVVPVHRLAYSFGWEGNDKTPPGSSLVEIDLVEESGGTRVKLTHSGLADREICDSHEKGWTHYLGRLAITAAGGDPGPDKM, from the coding sequence GTGGCTGAACCCTTGATCGTTCGTCGCGAGGTGCAGATCGCGGCACCGCCGGCGACAGTCTTCGCCTTCCTGACAGATCCCGACAAGATCGTGCGCTGGATGGGAACGGCGGCGACGACTGAGCCCAACCCCGGCGGTCTTTACCTGCTCAATTTGGCGGAAAGAGCCACGGCACGCGGCCAATTCACTGAGGTCGTACCCGTCCACCGCCTTGCCTACAGCTTCGGCTGGGAAGGCAACGACAAGACACCGCCCGGTTCGAGCCTTGTTGAAATCGATCTGGTCGAAGAGTCCGGCGGAACCAGGGTCAAGCTCACCCATAGCGGCCTTGCCGACCGAGAGATTTGCGACAGCCACGAGAAGGGCTGGACGCACTATCTGGGCCGGCTCGCGATCACCGCCGCCGGTGGCGACCCGGGACCGGACAAGATGTAG
- a CDS encoding DUF2269 family protein yields MDWYSIVKFLHVVSAILWVGGGFVLFLLGVLAERSRKIEDKLQALRASGELGGRFFAPMSMLTLIFGLIMCGFWVGFSELWIVIGLAGYATTFSIGMLVFKPTGERMGAMVAKEGVTPAVLAVGQRMMSWARFDYAVMLVIIADMVLKPTMNDIGILAGMVLVMAAGAALALGAGRQMVPSAA; encoded by the coding sequence ATGGATTGGTACTCGATCGTCAAATTCCTTCACGTCGTCTCGGCCATCCTGTGGGTGGGTGGCGGCTTCGTGCTGTTCCTGCTCGGCGTGCTTGCCGAGCGCTCCCGCAAAATCGAGGACAAGCTGCAGGCGCTGCGCGCCAGCGGTGAGCTCGGTGGCCGCTTCTTCGCGCCGATGTCGATGCTCACGCTGATCTTCGGCCTCATCATGTGCGGCTTCTGGGTCGGCTTTTCCGAGCTGTGGATCGTCATCGGCCTCGCCGGCTACGCCACGACCTTTTCGATCGGCATGCTGGTCTTCAAGCCGACCGGCGAGCGGATGGGCGCCATGGTCGCCAAGGAAGGCGTGACGCCGGCGGTTCTCGCCGTCGGCCAGCGCATGATGAGCTGGGCGCGTTTCGACTATGCGGTGATGCTGGTGATCATTGCCGACATGGTGCTCAAGCCCACCATGAACGACATCGGCATCCTCGCCGGCATGGTGCTGGTGATGGCGGCCGGCGCTGCGCTGGCCCTCGGCGCCGGCCGCCAGATGGTGCCGAGCGCGGCCTGA
- a CDS encoding adenylate/guanylate cyclase domain-containing protein, which produces MRLSSTLAWLVDSAGSAVQPDDFLATLGARLVGDGLPLAGGTLTLAAPHPIITRRAWLWRAETGVVMEALGFGAGTMPGAGEGDLGREWLAGLGTGVVHDYTVGPEREDAQSEKPKLNWVAARPLAVHESNTLDQVARFAAAPLAALAARSALSALLQAYLGQRSAAQVLAGRSRREVGETIRAVLFYSDLRDFTALSEETAAEQVVAALNASFDRIAGAVHAFGGEVLKFIGDGVLAIFPVGERSASEACEAALRAIGAARAGMAQLNQVRARQGMPELQFGMALHLGDMVWGNIGTADRLDFTAIGPAVNLVSRLEGLCRPLGRGVLISGAVAAEISTPLVPLGEHQLRGIARSCAVFGLPDG; this is translated from the coding sequence ATGCGGCTTTCTTCAACTCTCGCCTGGCTGGTCGACAGCGCCGGCAGCGCCGTCCAACCGGATGATTTTCTGGCCACGCTGGGCGCGCGGCTGGTTGGCGATGGGCTGCCGCTCGCCGGTGGAACCCTGACGCTCGCCGCGCCGCATCCGATCATAACGCGCCGCGCCTGGCTGTGGCGGGCCGAGACGGGCGTCGTTATGGAGGCTCTGGGTTTTGGCGCCGGCACGATGCCTGGAGCCGGCGAGGGCGATCTCGGACGCGAGTGGCTGGCGGGACTGGGAACCGGTGTTGTGCACGATTACACGGTTGGGCCTGAGCGTGAGGATGCCCAATCCGAGAAACCAAAGCTGAATTGGGTCGCGGCGCGTCCTCTCGCGGTGCACGAATCGAACACACTGGACCAGGTGGCGCGCTTCGCCGCCGCGCCGCTTGCCGCGCTCGCTGCCAGGTCGGCCCTGTCGGCCCTGCTTCAGGCCTATCTCGGGCAGCGAAGCGCGGCGCAGGTTTTGGCCGGCCGCTCGCGGCGCGAGGTTGGCGAGACGATCCGCGCCGTCCTGTTCTACAGCGATTTGCGCGACTTTACCGCCCTGTCGGAGGAGACGGCCGCCGAACAGGTCGTGGCGGCGCTCAACGCCAGCTTCGACCGCATCGCCGGGGCCGTTCACGCATTTGGCGGCGAGGTGCTGAAATTCATCGGCGACGGGGTGCTGGCTATCTTTCCTGTCGGCGAACGCTCGGCTTCAGAGGCTTGCGAGGCAGCGTTGCGCGCGATCGGAGCGGCGCGGGCGGGGATGGCGCAGCTCAATCAGGTCCGTGCCAGGCAGGGCATGCCCGAGCTGCAGTTCGGCATGGCGCTGCATCTGGGCGACATGGTGTGGGGCAATATCGGCACAGCCGACCGGCTGGATTTCACCGCTATCGGCCCGGCCGTGAATCTCGTCAGCCGGCTCGAAGGCCTGTGCCGGCCGCTTGGACGGGGTGTGCTGATCTCGGGGGCTGTCGCAGCCGAAATATCAACGCCCTTGGTCCCGCTGGGCGAACATCAATTGCGCGGAATCGCCAGATCGTGCGCCGTCTTCGGCCTACCGGACGGTTGA
- the ruvB gene encoding Holliday junction branch migration DNA helicase RuvB: MSLSPRLIASDKRGEDADQTLRPQSLDEFVGQAAVRANLKVFVDAAKSRGEALDHVLFVGPPGLGKTTLAQIMARELGVNFRSTSGPVIAKAGDLAALLTNLEERDVLFIDEIHRLNPAVEEILYPAMEDFQLDLIIGEGPAARSVKIDLARFTLVAATTRLGLLTNPLRDRFGIPVRLNFYTVEELEQIVRRGARILSMPLGDDGALEIARRARGTPRIAGRLLRRVRDFASVAGNGHVDRRIADEALTRLEVDGLGLDALDRRYLSMIARNFGGGPVGIETIAAGLSEPRDAIEDIIEPYLIQQGFIQRTPRGRVLTANAWRHLGLEPPKDFAQQQISLFQEE, from the coding sequence ATGAGCCTTTCGCCCCGCCTCATTGCCTCCGACAAGCGCGGCGAGGATGCCGACCAGACCCTGCGGCCGCAGTCGCTCGACGAGTTCGTCGGCCAGGCGGCGGTTCGCGCCAACCTCAAGGTCTTCGTCGACGCCGCCAAGAGCCGCGGCGAGGCGCTCGACCATGTGCTGTTCGTCGGCCCGCCGGGGCTCGGCAAGACGACGCTGGCGCAGATCATGGCGCGCGAGCTCGGCGTCAACTTCCGCTCGACCTCGGGGCCGGTCATCGCCAAGGCGGGCGATCTGGCCGCGCTGCTCACCAATCTCGAAGAGCGCGACGTGCTCTTCATCGACGAGATCCATCGGCTCAATCCCGCGGTGGAGGAGATCCTCTATCCGGCGATGGAGGATTTCCAGCTCGATCTCATCATCGGCGAGGGGCCTGCGGCGCGCTCGGTCAAGATCGATCTCGCCCGCTTCACGCTGGTCGCCGCGACGACCCGGCTCGGGCTTCTGACCAATCCGCTGCGCGACCGGTTCGGCATTCCGGTCAGGCTCAATTTCTACACGGTCGAGGAGCTGGAGCAGATCGTGCGCCGCGGCGCGCGCATCCTCTCGATGCCGCTCGGCGACGACGGCGCGCTGGAGATCGCCAGGCGGGCGCGCGGCACGCCGCGCATCGCCGGCCGGCTGTTGCGCCGCGTGCGCGACTTCGCCTCCGTCGCCGGGAACGGCCATGTCGACAGACGCATCGCCGATGAGGCGCTGACCAGGCTGGAGGTCGACGGGCTCGGCCTCGACGCGCTCGACCGCCGCTATCTCTCGATGATCGCCCGCAACTTCGGCGGCGGCCCGGTCGGCATCGAGACGATCGCGGCAGGCTTGTCGGAACCGCGCGACGCCATCGAGGACATCATCGAGCCCTATCTCATCCAGCAGGGCTTCATCCAGCGTACCCCGCGCGGGCGCGTGCTGACCGCCAATGCCTGGCGGCATCTCGGCCTCGAGCCGCCGAAGGACTTCGCGCAGCAGCAGATCAGCCTGTTCCAGGAAGAGTAA
- a CDS encoding tetratricopeptide repeat protein, translated as MRWSRLSFTALAAALTIQAAAAAGTESVPVPQPRPDTSAPDTSAPTTGAPTTSPANTAAPVTSTPNTGAQNAGAPNAGAVHTDKPIVTPLPQPATLQPPSADTVNPDRFGAKPPDAAYGAFQRGLYKTAYNLALVRAKNGDPAAQTLVAEILSRGLGVPINAAEAAKWYGLAAEQGVPEAQFQYALMLLDGRYVKKDDKEAYALMQAAAEAGNRLAQFNFAQLLIQQDPGDAGIAKAAAYYERAAGTGLADAEYAMAQIYANGAGGKPRDDAKARTLLAQAARQNYDTAQLDLAAWMIEGRGGGRDLKSGFAWMRRAAEGGNVAAQNRLAKLYMGGIGTDPDLILAGAWYIVARRAGLIDPQMDDFLQGLDDDQTKQALQKANRLP; from the coding sequence GTGCGCTGGTCCCGGCTTTCCTTCACGGCCCTGGCGGCTGCCTTGACCATCCAGGCGGCCGCGGCAGCGGGCACGGAAAGCGTGCCGGTGCCGCAGCCGAGGCCAGACACGAGCGCGCCGGACACTAGCGCGCCGACCACGGGCGCGCCGACCACAAGCCCTGCCAATACAGCCGCCCCTGTTACAAGCACACCGAATACCGGCGCCCAGAACGCTGGCGCCCCGAATGCCGGTGCCGTCCATACGGACAAGCCGATCGTAACTCCGCTGCCCCAGCCGGCGACGCTTCAGCCGCCATCGGCCGATACCGTCAATCCCGATCGCTTCGGCGCCAAGCCGCCGGACGCCGCCTACGGCGCCTTCCAGCGCGGGCTCTACAAGACGGCCTACAACCTTGCCTTGGTCCGGGCCAAGAACGGCGACCCCGCGGCCCAGACGCTCGTCGCCGAGATCCTGTCGCGCGGGCTGGGCGTGCCGATCAACGCGGCCGAAGCCGCGAAATGGTATGGGCTCGCCGCCGAGCAGGGCGTGCCGGAGGCGCAGTTCCAGTATGCGCTGATGCTGCTCGACGGCCGCTATGTGAAGAAGGACGACAAGGAAGCCTATGCGCTGATGCAGGCCGCCGCCGAGGCCGGCAATCGCCTGGCCCAGTTCAACTTCGCGCAATTGCTCATCCAGCAGGATCCGGGCGATGCCGGTATCGCCAAGGCTGCCGCGTATTATGAGCGCGCCGCCGGCACCGGCCTTGCCGACGCCGAATATGCGATGGCGCAAATCTACGCCAACGGCGCCGGCGGCAAGCCGCGCGACGACGCCAAGGCTCGCACCCTTTTGGCGCAGGCCGCGCGGCAGAACTACGATACCGCGCAACTTGATCTCGCCGCCTGGATGATCGAGGGGCGGGGCGGCGGGCGCGACCTGAAATCGGGCTTCGCCTGGATGAGGCGTGCGGCCGAGGGCGGCAATGTCGCCGCCCAGAACCGCCTCGCCAAGCTCTATATGGGCGGCATCGGCACCGACCCCGACCTGATCCTGGCCGGGGCCTGGTATATCGTCGCCCGCCGCGCCGGGCTGATCGACCCGCAGATGGACGATTTCCTGCAAGGCCTCGACGACGACCAGACCAAACAGGCGCTGCAGAAGGCGAACCGGCTGCCCTGA
- a CDS encoding DUF1465 family protein — MTEPSKGSAKTIKLAERRVFSQSFKPLYQEGMGLVEQAAEYLDGKGRLEAKKLSRTAATLYAAESMRLTTRLMQVASWLLLQRAANSGEMTRDQVASEKSKVRLDTASAHDEALGWNELPKEFLDLVSRSLRLQALVKRMDEEIYGGALNDAPSAVRRANPVSDQISLLNTAFARG; from the coding sequence ATGACCGAGCCTTCGAAAGGCAGCGCGAAAACCATAAAACTCGCGGAACGCCGGGTGTTCTCCCAATCCTTCAAGCCGCTCTATCAGGAGGGCATGGGCCTGGTCGAGCAGGCGGCCGAGTATCTCGACGGCAAGGGCAGGCTCGAGGCCAAGAAGCTGTCGCGCACGGCGGCGACGCTCTATGCGGCCGAATCGATGCGGCTGACCACCAGGCTGATGCAGGTCGCCTCGTGGCTGCTTCTGCAGCGGGCGGCCAATTCCGGCGAGATGACCCGCGACCAGGTCGCCTCGGAGAAATCCAAGGTGCGGCTCGACACCGCCTCCGCGCATGACGAGGCGCTGGGCTGGAATGAGCTGCCGAAGGAATTCCTGGACCTGGTGAGCCGGTCGCTGCGGCTGCAGGCGCTGGTAAAGCGCATGGACGAGGAAATCTATGGCGGTGCCCTGAACGACGCGCCTTCCGCCGTCCGCCGCGCCAATCCGGTGTCCGACCAGATCAGCCTGTTGAACACGGCTTTCGCACGCGGCTGA
- the ruvA gene encoding Holliday junction branch migration protein RuvA encodes MIGKLKGTLDEIEEDFCVVDVHGVGYVAHCSARTLASLPAPGEAVVLFIETYVREDMIRLYGFQSALEREWFRLLLNNVQGVGAKVALAVLSTMAPADLANAIALRDIAMVSRAPGVGKKVAERIVTELRTKAPAYAGAASGTIGLKQELGEGVAPAPITDAVSALVNLGYSRDIAANAVSAALKSAGEGADASKLIRFGLKELAR; translated from the coding sequence ATGATCGGCAAGCTGAAGGGAACGCTGGACGAGATCGAGGAGGACTTTTGCGTCGTCGACGTGCATGGCGTCGGCTATGTCGCCCATTGCTCGGCGCGCACGCTGGCCTCCCTGCCGGCGCCTGGCGAGGCGGTGGTGCTGTTCATCGAGACCTATGTGCGCGAGGACATGATCCGGCTCTACGGCTTCCAGTCGGCCCTTGAGCGCGAATGGTTCCGCCTGTTGCTGAACAATGTGCAGGGCGTCGGCGCCAAGGTGGCGCTGGCGGTGCTGTCGACCATGGCGCCGGCCGATCTCGCCAACGCGATCGCGCTGCGCGACATCGCCATGGTGTCGCGCGCGCCAGGCGTCGGCAAGAAGGTGGCGGAGCGCATCGTCACCGAATTGCGGACCAAGGCGCCGGCCTATGCAGGCGCCGCCAGCGGCACGATCGGCCTCAAGCAGGAGCTCGGCGAAGGTGTGGCGCCGGCCCCCATCACCGACGCCGTCTCGGCGCTGGTCAATCTCGGCTATTCGCGCGACATCGCCGCCAACGCGGTTTCGGCGGCGCTGAAGTCGGCCGGCGAAGGCGCCGACGCTTCGAAGCTGATCCGTTTTGGCCTGAAGGAGCTGGCACGGTGA
- a CDS encoding GNAT family N-acetyltransferase — MSEILIRRAENADLEAIVAMLADDALGRARENASLPLARAYQDAFAAIDGNPDQFLAVMTHGAEVIGTLQISFLPGLSLQGAWRGQIEAVRVAANRRGERLGQRLLEWAIEKCRERGCRIVQLTTNKSRLDAHRFYERLGFKASHIGYKLGL; from the coding sequence ATGAGCGAAATCCTGATCCGCCGCGCGGAGAACGCCGACCTCGAGGCGATCGTCGCGATGCTTGCCGACGACGCGCTTGGCCGCGCCCGCGAGAACGCAAGCCTGCCTTTGGCGCGAGCCTATCAGGATGCCTTCGCGGCGATCGACGGCAACCCGGACCAGTTCCTGGCGGTGATGACGCACGGCGCCGAGGTCATCGGCACTCTCCAGATCAGCTTTCTCCCAGGGCTGTCGTTGCAGGGGGCCTGGCGCGGCCAGATCGAGGCGGTGCGCGTCGCGGCGAACCGGCGCGGCGAACGGCTCGGGCAGCGCCTGCTGGAATGGGCGATCGAGAAATGCCGCGAGCGCGGCTGCAGGATCGTCCAGCTGACCACCAACAAGAGCCGGCTCGACGCGCATCGCTTCTACGAACGGCTCGGCTTCAAGGCGAGCCACATCGGCTACAAGCTCGGGCTCTAG
- a CDS encoding inositol monophosphatase family protein, with the protein MARSALLNVMVQAAMKAGRSLSRDFGEVQNLQVSMKGPGDYVSQADRKAEEIVFAELSKARPGYAFLMEERGAVEGEDGQHRWIVDPLDGTTNFLHGIPLFAVSIALERQGQIVAGVIYNPAMDELYTTERGGGAFMNDRRLRVAGRAKLTDAVIGCGVPHLGRGQHGNFLIELRNVMAEVSGVRRLGSAALDLAYVAAGRMDGFWETGLSAWDIAAGTLLIREAGGFVSDMDGGQDMLEAGSVVAGNEIIQRALLKTVKKPFAPR; encoded by the coding sequence ATGGCGCGCTCCGCACTCCTCAATGTCATGGTCCAGGCCGCGATGAAGGCCGGCCGGTCCCTGTCGCGCGATTTCGGCGAGGTGCAGAACCTGCAGGTCTCGATGAAGGGACCTGGCGACTATGTCAGCCAGGCCGACCGCAAGGCCGAAGAGATCGTCTTTGCCGAACTGTCCAAGGCAAGGCCGGGCTACGCCTTCCTGATGGAGGAACGCGGCGCCGTCGAAGGCGAGGACGGCCAGCATCGCTGGATCGTCGACCCGCTCGACGGAACCACCAATTTCCTGCACGGCATACCGCTCTTCGCGGTCTCGATCGCGCTCGAGCGCCAGGGCCAGATCGTCGCCGGCGTCATCTATAATCCGGCCATGGACGAGCTCTATACCACCGAGCGCGGCGGCGGCGCTTTCATGAACGACCGCCGGCTGCGGGTCGCCGGGCGCGCCAAGCTCACCGATGCCGTGATCGGCTGCGGCGTGCCGCATCTCGGACGCGGCCAGCACGGCAATTTCCTGATCGAATTGCGCAACGTCATGGCCGAAGTCTCCGGCGTCCGCCGCCTCGGCTCCGCCGCGCTCGACCTCGCCTATGTCGCGGCCGGCCGTATGGACGGGTTCTGGGAAACCGGCCTTTCGGCCTGGGACATCGCCGCCGGCACGCTGCTCATCCGCGAGGCGGGCGGCTTCGTTTCGGACATGGATGGCGGGCAGGACATGCTGGAGGCCGGCTCCGTCGTCGCCGGCAACGAGATCATCCAGCGCGCGCTCTTGAAGACAGTGAAGAAGCCGTTTGCGCCCCGTTGA
- the efp gene encoding elongation factor P codes for MAKISGSEIRPGYVIEHDGGLWVAVKTNTVKPGKGGAYNQVELKNLINGTKLNERFRSAETVEQIRLDLKDFSFLYEQGDALVFMDTESYEQLELAKDFVGERAAFLQDGMMVTVQLYEERPIGISLPDQVTLTITEADPVVKGQTAASSYKPAVLENGVRVLVPPFISAGERIIVDTNEITYVRRAD; via the coding sequence ATGGCCAAGATCAGTGGCAGCGAAATCCGTCCCGGCTATGTCATCGAGCACGATGGCGGCCTGTGGGTGGCGGTCAAGACCAACACCGTGAAGCCCGGCAAGGGCGGCGCCTACAACCAGGTCGAGCTGAAGAACCTGATCAACGGCACCAAGCTCAATGAGCGCTTCCGCTCGGCCGAGACCGTCGAGCAGATCCGGCTCGATCTGAAGGACTTCTCCTTCCTCTACGAGCAGGGCGACGCGCTGGTGTTCATGGACACCGAAAGCTACGAGCAGCTGGAGCTGGCGAAGGATTTTGTCGGCGAGCGCGCCGCCTTCCTGCAGGACGGCATGATGGTGACGGTCCAGCTCTATGAGGAGCGGCCGATCGGCATCTCGCTGCCGGATCAGGTGACGCTGACCATCACAGAGGCCGACCCGGTGGTGAAGGGCCAGACGGCGGCCTCCTCCTACAAGCCGGCGGTTCTGGAAAACGGCGTCCGCGTTCTCGTGCCGCCATTCATCTCGGCCGGCGAGCGCATCATCGTCGACACCAACGAAATCACTTACGTACGCCGCGCAGACTGA
- a CDS encoding sulfite exporter TauE/SafE family protein, which yields MSGLLSDPWFYAAAIPAVILVGLSKGGFGGAVGFVGVPLMALAIPPVQAAAILLPILCLMDIVSVWTWWGVYDRRMLVDMMPGAVIGIGLGWLTAALVTEEMVRLIVGAVALAFVLRWIYLQFRHGAHHAAEPNRIAAAFWGTVAGFTSFVAHVGGPPFQVYALPIRLDPKVLSGTAAIFFAATNALKLVPYFALGQFDSTNLIASFALMPLAPLSTIAGAWLVRRMRPEVFYPFTYATVAVVAVKLLWDGIAGLM from the coding sequence ATGTCAGGCCTGCTCAGCGATCCCTGGTTCTATGCCGCCGCCATTCCGGCGGTCATCCTCGTCGGCCTGTCGAAGGGCGGTTTCGGCGGCGCCGTCGGCTTCGTCGGCGTGCCGCTGATGGCGCTGGCCATCCCGCCGGTGCAGGCGGCGGCCATCCTGCTGCCGATCCTTTGCCTGATGGACATCGTCTCGGTGTGGACATGGTGGGGCGTCTATGACCGCAGGATGCTGGTCGACATGATGCCCGGTGCCGTCATCGGCATCGGCCTCGGCTGGCTGACGGCGGCCCTGGTGACCGAGGAAATGGTGCGGCTGATCGTCGGCGCGGTCGCGCTGGCCTTCGTCCTGCGCTGGATCTATCTGCAGTTCCGCCATGGCGCACACCACGCGGCGGAGCCGAACCGCATCGCCGCGGCCTTCTGGGGCACGGTCGCTGGCTTCACCAGCTTCGTTGCCCATGTCGGCGGCCCGCCCTTCCAGGTCTATGCGCTGCCGATCCGGCTCGATCCGAAAGTGCTGTCGGGGACGGCGGCGATCTTCTTCGCCGCCACGAATGCGCTGAAGCTCGTTCCTTATTTCGCGCTCGGCCAGTTCGACAGCACCAACCTCATCGCCTCTTTTGCGCTGATGCCGCTGGCGCCGCTCTCCACCATCGCCGGCGCCTGGCTGGTGCGCCGCATGCGGCCGGAAGTGTTTTATCCGTTCACCTACGCGACGGTGGCGGTGGTGGCGGTCAAGCTGCTCTGGGACGGCATCGCAGGGCTCATGTAG